In one bacterium genomic region, the following are encoded:
- a CDS encoding indolepyruvate oxidoreductase subunit beta: MNILVCGVGGQGVLLFSNIVSELALTAGLDVKKSEVHGMAQRGGSVTSHIRYAPKVASPLIEEGTADIIVAFEMMEALRYIHFLRPDGKLIYDSHRIDPLPVSTGVVERPTDEKLNQLLTESMEKTGTVHGKQGLSRAESVASDPGDCPSFSARSVCVPAFAAALKLGNARVQNVVMLGAISTFLEFPEEAYHQAITNRVKPKVVDLNLKAFAEGRALCGRA, from the coding sequence ATGAACATTCTCGTCTGCGGTGTCGGCGGTCAGGGCGTGCTGCTCTTCTCCAACATCGTCTCGGAACTGGCATTGACCGCCGGGCTCGACGTCAAGAAGTCGGAAGTCCACGGCATGGCTCAGCGCGGCGGCTCGGTCACCAGCCACATCCGCTACGCGCCAAAGGTAGCGTCGCCGCTTATCGAAGAAGGAACCGCGGACATCATCGTGGCCTTCGAGATGATGGAAGCGCTCCGCTACATCCACTTCCTGCGCCCGGACGGAAAACTCATCTACGACTCGCACCGCATCGACCCACTCCCGGTCTCAACCGGCGTGGTCGAACGCCCGACCGATGAGAAACTCAACCAACTCCTGACCGAGAGCATGGAAAAAACGGGGACTGTCCACGGAAAACAGGGACTGTCCCGCGCTGAGTCCGTCGCAAGCGATCCGGGGGACTGTCCCTCGTTTTCCGCACGGTCAGTCTGCGTGCCGGCGTTCGCCGCCGCCCTCAAACTCGGCAACGCCCGTGTGCAGAACGTAGTGATGCTCGGGGCCATATCCACCTTCCTTGAGTTCCCGGAAGAGGCCTACCACCAGGCCATCACGAACCGCGTGAAGCCCAAGGTGGTCGACCTCAACCTCAAGGCCTTTGCCGAAGGCCGCGCGCTCTGCGGCCGCGCGT